From a single Pieris napi chromosome 7, ilPieNapi1.2, whole genome shotgun sequence genomic region:
- the LOC125051090 gene encoding kelch domain-containing protein 4 isoform X1 has translation MGKKKNKNKISGAVKTAAKTEKKLASKLKKELADLGEEDISKVIAEIEREEAKRAAASEKTLTAPPSPRAYASLTPHPTNNELIMFGGEYHNGQQTEVYNDLLIFNPVNNSCRQVKAPGAPPPRSAHQAVATPANKGELWVFGGEFTSPTETQFYHYKDLWCFLLSEKKWEKVVSPNGPSPRSGHRMVLLGRKLCIFGGYSDDGRECRYFDDIYTFCLDTRQWAKLAPNGRGPCPRSACVMLPVGNDGLIVYGGFSRVREGRTERTYTHTDMFKLSCKGSSWSWRSLSGGTSARAGQAAAVNIHTNRGYVFGGVCDVEETEEDIRGDMSDELQVIDLETCRWHPVILKTEQAIPVPVQEKMEESSEEAVTVVTDEVFTMKLGGATNQVESTVTVAAPKPKSGPSPRMSAMMVVQRSTLFVYGGVLEKDEKQFYLGDMYSLDLHKLNEWKTIIEQPKLPDWLGSDSEDESGSESETEDSEDSEEE, from the exons atgggtaaaaagaaaaacaagaataaaataagtgGCGCTGTGAAAACTGCAGCGAAAACTGAGAAAAAACTTGCAAGCAAACTAAAAAAGGAACTGGCTGACTTGGGTGAG GAAGATATATCGAAAGTGATCGCAGAAATTGAAAGAGAAGAAGCTAAAAGGGCAGCAGCTTCTGAAAAAACTCTAACTGCGCCTCCATCACCTAGAGCCTATGCTTCACTCACACCACATCCAACTAATAATGAGCTTATTATGTTTGGAGGTGAATACCATAATGGACAGCAG ACAGAAGTATACAATGACTTGCTAATCTTCAACCCGGTAAATAATTCATGCAGACAAGTGAAGGCGCCTGGGGCACCACCACCTCGTAGTGCACACCAAGCTGTAGCAACACCGGCCAACAA gGGAGAATTATGGGTATTTGGTGGCGAGTTCACAAGTCCCACGGAAACACAATTCTATCATTATAAAGATTTGTGGTGCTTCTTGCTGTCTGAAAAGAAATGGGAAAAG GTTGTATCACCAAATGGTCCATCTCCACGTTCTGGGCATAGAATGGTTCTTTTAGGTAGAAAGCTGTGTATCTTTGGAGGTTACTCAGATGATGGGAGAGAGTGCCGGTATTTTGATGATATATACACATTCTGTTTGGACACGAGACAGTGGGCAAAGTTGGCACCGAATGGAAGGGGACCATGTCCCAGATCAGCTTGTGTCATGTTACCTGTGGGTAATGATGGG ttAATAGTGTATGGTGGCTTCTCTCGTGTAAGAGAGGGTCGAACGGAGAGAACGTATACACATACAGACATGTTCAAACTTAGCTGTAAAGGATCTAGTTGGTCATGGCGCTCACTATCCGGTGGAACAAGTGCACGCGCAGGTCAAGCCGCTGCAGTTAATATACACACTAATAGAGGATATGTATTTGGGGGTGTCTGT GATGTAGAAGAGACAGAAGAAGATATCAGAGGGGATATGAGTGATGAGCTTCAAGTAATAGACTTAGAGACGTGTCGCTGGCATCCAGTTATACTCAAGACGGAACAGGCCATTCCTGTTCCCGTACAAGAGAAAATGGAGGAATCTTCCGAAGAGGCTGTTACAG TGGTAACAGACGAAGTATTTACCATGAAACTTGGTGGTGCAACAAATCAAGTAGAGAGTACAGTAACTGTCGCTGCACCGAAACCCAAATCTGGTCCCAGCCCAAGAATGTCAGCCATGATGGTCGTGCAGAGATCTACCCTCTTTGTCTACGGCGGAGTGTTGGAGAAGGATGAAAAACAATTCTACCTCGGGGATATGTATAGCTTAG ATCTTCACAAGTTAAATGAATGGAAGACGATTATAGAACAACCTAAGTTACCTGACTGGCTTGGTTCGGATTCTGAAGACGAATCGGGTTCTGAGAGTGAGACAGAAGATAGTGAAGATTCTGAAGAAGAGTGA
- the LOC125051171 gene encoding general transcription factor IIF subunit 1, producing MNAPIAGASQSAAVQEFKIRVPKDGQKKYHVMRFNATLNVDFAKWTHVKMERENNIKEYKGMDEDMPKYGAGSEYGRGLREEARRKKFGIMSRKYKPEDQPWILKVGGKTGKKFKGIREGGVSENTAYYVFTHAADGAIDAYPLQEWYNFQPIQRYKALSAEEAEQEFGRRNKVINYFSLMFRKRMRGDDAQDEEDPDEKKTKTSKSKKELKISDMDEWIDSDDDSSGSEAGDKEKEDSDSGTKKKPKKGAVAKKKKKVEDEAFEESDDGDEEGRERDYISDSSDSESDHETKANKELKGVAEEDALRKLLGSDEDSEEDEEQKQESEQEDEHTKEGEERASKLTKKKKKPDEKKESETEFSSDSDTDPENTSNSKKPKKSKSHTDKASAAGSASTSRAGTPVPSAAQAAVAAANASSANQPPSKRAKLDSNYSECGVTEEAVRRYLTRKPMTTTELLTKFKSKRTGVSSERLVETMTQILKRINPVKQNINGKMYLSIKPT from the exons ATGAATGCTCCAATAGCAGGGGCTTCG CAATCGGCAGCAGTGCAGGAGTTCAAAATCAGAGTGCCTAAAGATGGACAGAAGAAATACCATGTTATGCGTTTCAATGCAACTCTTAATGTAGATTTTGCCAAATGGACACATGTCAAAATGGAACGAGAGAATAACATCAAGGAATATAAGGGAATGGATGAAGATATGCCTAA ATATGGTGCAGGCTCAGAGTATGGACGTGGATTAAGAGAAGAAGCAAGGAGAAAGAAGTTTGGGATTATGTCTCGTAAATATAAACCAGAAGATCAACCATGGATATTAAAAGTGGGTGGGAAGACTGGGAAAAA GTTCAAAGGAATTCGTGAAGGTGGTGTATCAGAAAACACTGCATACTATGTCTTTACTCATGCAGCTGATGGTGCAATTGATGCATATCCACTACAAGAATG GTACAACTTCCAGCCAATACAAAGGTACAAAGCTCTATCAGCTGAAGAAGCTGAGCAAGAATTTGGAAG ACGCAACAAAGTAATAAACTACTTCTCGTTGATGTTCCGGAAGCGCATGCGGGGGGATGACGCGCAAGATGAAGAGGATCCAGATGagaagaaaactaaaacttcCAAATCTAAAAAAG AATTAAAAATCTCCGATATGGATGAATGGATAGACTCAGATGATGACTCTTCAGGCTCAGAAGCGGGTGACAAAGAGAAAGAAGACAGTGATTCTGGTACTAAGAAAAAACCCAAAAAAG GTGCTGtagcaaaaaagaaaaagaaagtaGAAGATGAGGCTTTCGAAGAGAGTGACGATGGGGATGAAGAAGGCCGAGAAAGAGATTATATATCAGACTCATCTGATAG TGAGTCAGATCATGAGACCAAAGCAAATAAAGAACTTAAAGGCGTCGCCGAAGAAGATGCTCTACG aaaACTCCTAGGATCTGACGAGGATAGTGAAGAAGACGAAGAGCAGAAACAAGAGTCTGAACAAGAAGATGAACATACAAAGGAAGGTGAGGAGAGAGCCAGCAAACTCAccaagaagaagaagaaaccGGATGAAAAGAAGG AATCTGAAACAGAGTTCAGCTCAGACTCTGATACAGACCCGGAGAACACTTCAAACAGCAAGAAGCCCAAGAAGAGTAAAAGCCATACTGATAAAG CAAGTGCAGCGGGTAGTGCCAGTACGTCCCGCGCCGGTACCCCCGTCCCAAGCGCTGCTCAGGCGGCTGTGGCCGCTGCTAATGCCAGTTCCGCTAACCAACCGCCAAGTAAACGAGCTAAACTTGATTCGAACTATAG CGAGTGCGGCGTGACAGAAGAAGCAGTACGACGTTACTTAACACGTAAACCAATGACAACTACGGAACTTCTAACTAAATTCAAGTCCAAGCGCACTGGAGTTTCTAGCGAACGTTTGGTAGAGACGATGACGCAGATATTGAAGAGAATTAACCCTGTCAAACAGAATATTAACGGGAAAATGTATCTTAGCATTAAGCCTacttga
- the LOC125051090 gene encoding kelch domain-containing protein 4 isoform X2: MFGGEYHNGQQTEVYNDLLIFNPVNNSCRQVKAPGAPPPRSAHQAVATPANKGELWVFGGEFTSPTETQFYHYKDLWCFLLSEKKWEKVVSPNGPSPRSGHRMVLLGRKLCIFGGYSDDGRECRYFDDIYTFCLDTRQWAKLAPNGRGPCPRSACVMLPVGNDGLIVYGGFSRVREGRTERTYTHTDMFKLSCKGSSWSWRSLSGGTSARAGQAAAVNIHTNRGYVFGGVCDVEETEEDIRGDMSDELQVIDLETCRWHPVILKTEQAIPVPVQEKMEESSEEAVTVVTDEVFTMKLGGATNQVESTVTVAAPKPKSGPSPRMSAMMVVQRSTLFVYGGVLEKDEKQFYLGDMYSLDLHKLNEWKTIIEQPKLPDWLGSDSEDESGSESETEDSEDSEEE, from the exons ATGTTTGGAGGTGAATACCATAATGGACAGCAG ACAGAAGTATACAATGACTTGCTAATCTTCAACCCGGTAAATAATTCATGCAGACAAGTGAAGGCGCCTGGGGCACCACCACCTCGTAGTGCACACCAAGCTGTAGCAACACCGGCCAACAA gGGAGAATTATGGGTATTTGGTGGCGAGTTCACAAGTCCCACGGAAACACAATTCTATCATTATAAAGATTTGTGGTGCTTCTTGCTGTCTGAAAAGAAATGGGAAAAG GTTGTATCACCAAATGGTCCATCTCCACGTTCTGGGCATAGAATGGTTCTTTTAGGTAGAAAGCTGTGTATCTTTGGAGGTTACTCAGATGATGGGAGAGAGTGCCGGTATTTTGATGATATATACACATTCTGTTTGGACACGAGACAGTGGGCAAAGTTGGCACCGAATGGAAGGGGACCATGTCCCAGATCAGCTTGTGTCATGTTACCTGTGGGTAATGATGGG ttAATAGTGTATGGTGGCTTCTCTCGTGTAAGAGAGGGTCGAACGGAGAGAACGTATACACATACAGACATGTTCAAACTTAGCTGTAAAGGATCTAGTTGGTCATGGCGCTCACTATCCGGTGGAACAAGTGCACGCGCAGGTCAAGCCGCTGCAGTTAATATACACACTAATAGAGGATATGTATTTGGGGGTGTCTGT GATGTAGAAGAGACAGAAGAAGATATCAGAGGGGATATGAGTGATGAGCTTCAAGTAATAGACTTAGAGACGTGTCGCTGGCATCCAGTTATACTCAAGACGGAACAGGCCATTCCTGTTCCCGTACAAGAGAAAATGGAGGAATCTTCCGAAGAGGCTGTTACAG TGGTAACAGACGAAGTATTTACCATGAAACTTGGTGGTGCAACAAATCAAGTAGAGAGTACAGTAACTGTCGCTGCACCGAAACCCAAATCTGGTCCCAGCCCAAGAATGTCAGCCATGATGGTCGTGCAGAGATCTACCCTCTTTGTCTACGGCGGAGTGTTGGAGAAGGATGAAAAACAATTCTACCTCGGGGATATGTATAGCTTAG ATCTTCACAAGTTAAATGAATGGAAGACGATTATAGAACAACCTAAGTTACCTGACTGGCTTGGTTCGGATTCTGAAGACGAATCGGGTTCTGAGAGTGAGACAGAAGATAGTGAAGATTCTGAAGAAGAGTGA